From the genome of Bradyrhizobium elkanii USDA 76, one region includes:
- a CDS encoding DMT family transporter: MAARLDSVPLSLPAKTAPAATSKAPARTDRPFKGIALILLSTVFLGTSDVTAKYLSSTLPSIEIAWIRFLVFAMIMTPAMLPGSPLFALRSSRPGLHVLRGAALLGSSLIFITGLGFLPIAEASATSFVSPLFVTALSIAFLGERVGMRRWIATAVGLAGVFIILRPGTSAFHPAAIFPLVSALAWAGTLILTRMMSGSERPITVMTYSSIVGVAIVSALVPFVWVTPSWHDIMFGILIGVASTVGQWIVVLAFRYGDASVLAPFSYTQLLWVSILGFLIFGEVPDSWTILGAGFIVASGLYTAHRERVRRSQLLTVASEPSPNA; this comes from the coding sequence CCAGGCTGGACAGCGTTCCCCTTTCATTGCCCGCAAAGACCGCGCCCGCAGCGACAAGCAAGGCGCCCGCCCGCACCGACCGGCCGTTCAAGGGCATCGCGCTGATCCTGCTGTCGACCGTGTTCCTGGGCACCTCCGACGTCACGGCAAAATATCTCTCCTCCACGCTGCCCTCGATCGAGATCGCCTGGATCCGCTTCCTGGTGTTCGCGATGATCATGACGCCGGCGATGCTGCCGGGCTCGCCGCTGTTCGCGCTGCGCAGCAGCCGTCCCGGGCTGCACGTGCTGCGCGGCGCCGCATTGCTCGGTTCCTCGCTGATCTTCATCACGGGGCTCGGCTTCCTGCCGATCGCCGAAGCCTCGGCCACCAGCTTCGTCTCGCCGCTGTTCGTCACCGCGCTGTCGATCGCTTTCCTCGGTGAGAGGGTCGGCATGCGACGCTGGATCGCGACCGCGGTCGGCCTCGCCGGCGTGTTCATCATCCTGCGGCCGGGCACCAGCGCGTTCCATCCCGCCGCGATCTTCCCGCTCGTCTCGGCGCTGGCCTGGGCCGGCACGCTGATCCTGACGCGCATGATGAGCGGCAGCGAGCGCCCGATCACCGTGATGACCTATTCGTCCATCGTCGGCGTCGCCATCGTCAGCGCGCTGGTGCCGTTCGTCTGGGTCACGCCGAGCTGGCACGACATCATGTTCGGCATCCTGATCGGCGTTGCGTCCACCGTCGGACAGTGGATCGTGGTGCTGGCATTCCGCTATGGCGATGCCTCGGTGCTGGCGCCGTTCTCCTACACGCAGCTGCTGTGGGTCAGCATCCTCGGCTTCCTGATCTTCGGCGAAGTGCCCGACAGCTGGACCATCCTCGGCGCCGGCTTCATCGTCGCCTCGGGCCTCTACACCGCGCATCGCGAGCGCGTCCGACGGTCGCAGCTGCTGACCGTGGCCAGCGAGCCGTCGCCGAACGCCTGA